One region of Salvelinus namaycush isolate Seneca chromosome 3, SaNama_1.0, whole genome shotgun sequence genomic DNA includes:
- the LOC120044091 gene encoding ubiquitin carboxyl-terminal hydrolase 36-like translates to MPIVDKLKEALKPGRKDSSAGDDSDLNKLLASSAKKVLLQKIEFEPASKGFSYQLDSLKTKYVILNPRGSEGAASGQRASTEPAQIKRQVSDNQCGGQSDGIPAPQKMLFPGNRLSMRWERVYRVGAGLHNLGNTCFLNSTVQCLTYTPPLANYLLSKEHSRACHQSGFCMICIMQNHIIQAFANTGNAIKPVSFIRDLKSK, encoded by the exons ATGCCTATAGTGGACAAACTCAAGGAGGCCCTGAAGCCCGGCCGGAAGGACTCCTCGGCGGGCGATGATAGCGACCTCAATAAGCTGCTGGCCTCCTCGGCCAAGAAGGTCCTGCTGCAGAAGATTGAGTTTGAGCCGGCCAGCAAAGGCTTCTCCTATCAGCTGGACAGTCTCAAGACCAAATATGTGATCCTCAACCCCCGCGGCAGTGAGGGGGCCGCGTCGGGTCAGAGGGCCAGCACAGAGCCCGCTCAGATCAAGAGGCAAG TTTCAGACAACCAGTGTGGGGGCCAGAGTGATGGGATCCCCGCCCCGCAGAAGATGCTCTTCCCTGGGAACAGACTCTCCATGCGTTGGGAGCGTGTCTACCGGGTGGGAGCCGGCCTCCACAACCTGGGCAACACCTGCTTCCTTAACTCCACTGTGCAGTGTCTCACCTACACACCGCCCCTGGCAAACTATCTACTCTCCAAGGAGCACAGTCGTGCCT GTCACCAGTCGGGTTTCTGTATGATTTGTATAATGCAGAACCACATCATCCAAGCCTTTGCCAACACGGGAAATGCCATCAAGCCTGTCTCCTTCATCCGAGACCTAAAAAGTAAGTAG